The Natrinema saccharevitans genome includes the window GCTGTCTCGACGATATCGACCCGGCGAGCGCCGAGATCGACGCCGGTTACGCGGCCTTCTTCACCCTCTGGGACTGGGCCGAGCGAGTAAGCGGCGACGCGATCGACTTCGAGAACCCGGTCGGCACCGGTGAGGCCGGCCACGGCTGGCAACCGAGCGGGGACCTCACCCGAAACGTCGCCGACACTGGGGCCTTCGTCTACCTCGATACGCCCGAGTTCTCGTGGGCCCAGGACCTCGCGGCGACGCTCGAGTCCGACTACGACACCGTCGCGGTGATCGACGGCCTCGAGGGACTGGAAGACCGACTCCTCGGGTGGGGCCACGAGGTCGACACCGGGGGGCACGAGGGGAACGATCACGACGAGAACGGAAGCGACGACCACGACGGCCACGATCACGACGAGACCGACTACGACCCCCACGTCTGGCTCGACCCCGTCATCGCGGGGGAGATCGTCGACACGATCGCGACCGGGCTGGCCGACGCCGATCCGGACAACGCCGACACCTACGAGGAAAACGCCGCGGCGTACGTCGACGACCTCGAGTCGCTGGACGAGCGACTGCAGGACCTCTTCGAGTCGGCCGACCGCCGGACCGCCGTCTTCGCCGGCCACGACTCCTTTACCTATCTGCAGGATCGATACGGGTTCGAGCTGCACACGCCCGTCGGCGTCTCGCCCCAGGAATCGCCGTCGTCGGGGGAGATATCCGAGACGATCTCGCTCATCGACGACGAGGGGATCGAGACGGTCCTCTACGACCCCTTCGAAGCGCCCGACGACGAGTATCCCCAGCTCGTCGAGACGCTGTTGCGGGACAGCAACGCGACCGACGCGATGCCGTTGAGCCACCTCTCGGGAACCCTCTCGACGTGGGAGGAGGAGGGCTGGGGGTACCGCGAGCAAATGGAAGAAATAAACCTCCCCGCGCTCAGAGAGGTATTAGACGCACAGTGACCGTCGTCGACCTCGAGAACGTGACCTTCGCCTACGGCGAGCAGCCGGCCGTCCGCGACGTCTCGCTGACGGTCGCGGACGGCGATTTCCTGGGACTGATCGGCCCGAACGGCTCGGGCAAGACGACCCTGCTGCAGCTCATGCTCGGGCTGCGCAGCCCCGACAGCGGCTCGATCGAGCTGTTCGGCGAGCCGGTGTCGTCGTTCGAGGACGGCGAGCGGATCGGCTACGTCTCCCAACAGGCGACCAGCGGCGGCGGCTCGATGCCGGTCACCGTCCGCGAGGTCGTCACCATGGGTCGGTTCGCCCACGCGGGCCACGGCCGGCTGACCGACGCGGATCACGCGGCCGTCGACGACGCCCTCGAGACGGTCGGCATCACCGACCTCGCGGACCGACAGATCAACGCGCTCTCGGGCGGCCAGCGCCAGCGGGCCTACATCGCGCGGGCGCTGGCCTCCGAGGCCGACCTGCTGGCGCTGGACGAGCCCACCGTCGGCGTCGACGCCGAGTCACGCGACGCCTTCTACCAGCTGCTCGAGTCGCTCAACGACGAGGGGATCACGATCATCCTGATCGAACACGACATCGGCGTGGTCACCGATCGGGCGAGCCGGATCGCCTGTATCAACACCGAACTCTACCACCACGGCGACACGGAATCGTTCGTCGAAAGCGACGCCCTGACCGAGGCCTACGGCGCGAGCGGCCAGGTCGTTCACCACCACCACTGACCATGTCGACTCGCTCTCCCCTTCGCCGACGGCTCGAGCGCGTCGGGATCGGCCTGACCGCGGTCCTCGCGGTGGCGATGGTCGGCCTGCTGGCGATCGACGCGCTCCGCTCGTATCCGGTCGTGAACGTGATCTACGATCAGGCCCGGATCGCGGGCTGGTGGCTCGATCACTACCTGGGGACGAACGTCTTCTACCATCCCTTCATGTGGCGCTCGATCGCGACGGGGATCCTGATCGGCGTCGTCGCGCCGCTTGTCGGCACCTATCTCGTCCACCGCGAGATGGCCCTGATCGGCGAGACGCTGGCACATACTGCGTTCGCCGGCGTCGCCGTCGGGCTCGTGGTGAGTTCGATGACCGGCTGGAGCGGTTCGCTCATGCTCGTCGCCTTGGTCGTCGGCATCCTCGGGGCGCTTGGCGTCCAGTGGCTGGCCGAGCGGACCGACACCTACGGCGACGTGCCGATCGCGATCATGCTGACCGGGAGCTTCGCCGTCGGGACGCTCATCATCAGCTACGGCCGCGGAATGACCGGGTTCAACGTCGAGGGCTATCTCTTCGGGAACATCTCGGTCGTCACCCCCTCGGGAGCGCGGCTGATGGCCGTCATCAGCGTCGTCGTCGTCCTCGTCACCGTCGCGACCTACAAACAGTTGCTTTTCATCACCTTCGACGAGCAGGCCGCCCGCGTCGCGCGGCTCAACGTCACCTGGTACAACACCTTGCTGATCGTGATGACGGCCGTCGTCGTCGTCGGCGCGATGCAGATCCTCGGCGTGATCCTCGTCGCCGCGATGTTGGTCGTGCCCGTCGCGGCCGCGACGCAGGTCGCCCACAGCTTCCGCGAGACGCTGACCCTGTCGATCCTCGTCGGACAGGTCGCGGTCGTCGGCGGCTTCGCCCTCTCGATCTCGCAGGGGCTGCCCACCGGCGGCTCGATCGTCGTCGTCGCCATCGCCTGCTACCTGCTCGCGATCCTCGCCTCGAGTCGCTCGACGGCTGCGATCTCGACGCGCTGAGTCTCGAGCGTGGGTCTCAGCCACAGCCTCTACGTATTCTCGGGTCGACGATCGCGTATGGGACGCCGCTCGTGGAACCTCCTCGCGAGCGCGGTCTTTGCGTTCGCCCTCGGCTACGTCCTCTGGCCGCCCGGGGACGTCTACTGGACTCGAGTCGCGGACGTGCTGGGCGAGCCACTGACCCTCGCGCTCGTCGCGTTGCTCGCCGGCGGGGGCGGCGCGGTCGCCGCCGTCCGTCTCACGGTCCCGCTCG containing:
- a CDS encoding metal ABC transporter substrate-binding protein: MKLTRRALVKAGAGTVATGAIAGCLDDIDPASAEIDAGYAAFFTLWDWAERVSGDAIDFENPVGTGEAGHGWQPSGDLTRNVADTGAFVYLDTPEFSWAQDLAATLESDYDTVAVIDGLEGLEDRLLGWGHEVDTGGHEGNDHDENGSDDHDGHDHDETDYDPHVWLDPVIAGEIVDTIATGLADADPDNADTYEENAAAYVDDLESLDERLQDLFESADRRTAVFAGHDSFTYLQDRYGFELHTPVGVSPQESPSSGEISETISLIDDEGIETVLYDPFEAPDDEYPQLVETLLRDSNATDAMPLSHLSGTLSTWEEEGWGYREQMEEINLPALREVLDAQ
- a CDS encoding metal ABC transporter ATP-binding protein, with amino-acid sequence MTVVDLENVTFAYGEQPAVRDVSLTVADGDFLGLIGPNGSGKTTLLQLMLGLRSPDSGSIELFGEPVSSFEDGERIGYVSQQATSGGGSMPVTVREVVTMGRFAHAGHGRLTDADHAAVDDALETVGITDLADRQINALSGGQRQRAYIARALASEADLLALDEPTVGVDAESRDAFYQLLESLNDEGITIILIEHDIGVVTDRASRIACINTELYHHGDTESFVESDALTEAYGASGQVVHHHH
- a CDS encoding metal ABC transporter permease, translating into MSTRSPLRRRLERVGIGLTAVLAVAMVGLLAIDALRSYPVVNVIYDQARIAGWWLDHYLGTNVFYHPFMWRSIATGILIGVVAPLVGTYLVHREMALIGETLAHTAFAGVAVGLVVSSMTGWSGSLMLVALVVGILGALGVQWLAERTDTYGDVPIAIMLTGSFAVGTLIISYGRGMTGFNVEGYLFGNISVVTPSGARLMAVISVVVVLVTVATYKQLLFITFDEQAARVARLNVTWYNTLLIVMTAVVVVGAMQILGVILVAAMLVVPVAAATQVAHSFRETLTLSILVGQVAVVGGFALSISQGLPTGGSIVVVAIACYLLAILASSRSTAAISTR